ACCACGACGACGACTCCTTTGTGGAATCTGCCGCAGGCGGATGTCAGCATtccgccgcagccgctgcgCCCGGCGCCGGCGCCCAACAGCGCCGGACCCAGCAGCAAGACGGTCACCTTCTCCTTCAGCCAGATCAATGAGTTGGACTCGCCCACAAGCCAGGAGCCGCGATCCTGCCTGCGCCCGGCAACTGTTGCGGCTGCTCTGCCGCAGCCGCTGgaggcgccgccgccgccacgaCTAACCACATCCGCATCGGTGACGCTCTCGGCGACGGCCATACCGCGTCCTATTGCCAAGCGGCAGGTCTCGCTGCAGCAGGGCATCAATCGCAGCACAGAGCCCGCAACGCCCCCGTTACAATCCCAGTCCCAGCCGGAGCGTCGTCCGCCAGCTCTAAAGCGTCGCAATTCGAGCACGAATCCCTTTCTGTGCGAATCCATGGAGCAACTGCCGCCGgcgacgccgccgccaccaGTGGAGCAACTGCCGCCGGCAGCGGCGCAGCACAATGGCAATCCCTTTGTGCACGGCCAGAGCCTGTCCAGCCGTCTGCTGCGGCTGCACAATGCCAACAATCCGTTCACGGGGCTGACGCAGCGCGTCAAAGGGCCGCACATGCTGCAGAAGACCATCTCGGAGGATTATCTGTTCCGCAAACTGGGCGCCAACGGACAGCTGCCcaatggacatggacatggcgCCGcgaacggcaacggcaacggcaactcCACCTGGTGCTTTGGACGCTCGCTGCTGCGCCAGGATTCGAGCATCAGCCTGGGCCTGGGCAGGCGTAACAGCTCCCAAATGTCGCTAGACGGCTCCATTGAGGGCATCCATTTGGAGCACGGCATCTCTTGCGATTCGGTCAACTCGGATGCCTCCTCGCTGTGCCTCGACCAGCTCGATCAGCCGTACACGCAAATCACAGGCTATCTCTGCGTCGGCCTGCAGTATGACAAGTGAGTGCCCATTCattcaaatgaaaatccaTTTGATGCATGCGACACTCATCTTTcaggcacaacagcaacagcggcgagaacgaggaggaggagcagctggagctgacGGTCAGCGTGCTGGAGGCCAAGGGACTCCTCTGTCCGCTCAGCATGGGGCTCGATTCGCTGGACACATTCGTGCGCATCTACCTGGTGCCCGATCATGCGGGCGGCATGCAGACCAAGGTGAGTAAAAGCAAATCTAGCAATGGAGCTTTAAGAAAGCTTTAAGTCTTAAGAGAGCTTTTAGCTCGAAGGAGTTCAGGCAAGCTTCAGATTTGACCATTTGAGAATGAACGAAATAGTAGAAAAAACGAAGACAAGGATAATAAAAGTTCGAGCTTTAATAAAGCTTTAAGTCGTAGGAGAGCTTTTAGCTCGAAGGAGTTCAGGTAAGCTTCAGATTTGACCATTTGAGAATGAACAAAACAGTAAAGAAAACGAATACAAGGATAATAAAAGTTTGAGCTTTAAGAAGGCTTTAAGTCTTAAGAGAGCTTATAGCTGGAAGGAGTTCAGATAAGCTTCAGATTTGACCATTTGAGAATGAACAAAACAGTAAAGAAAAGGAATGCAAGGATAATAATAGTTTGAGCTTTAAGAAAGCTTTAAGTCCTAAGAGAGCTTTAAGCTCGAAGGAGTTCAAGTAGGCTTTAGACTTCGTTTGATTATGGGTTGAAGCTTTGAAGCACTTCTCGCCAACTTTCTGCAGCAATTTGTAGACTCAAAGCTCAGCTTAAAGCTCGCTTAAAGCTTTTGCTGAAGAAGCAATCTCTACGTAGGTCCCACTTAGAGTAAATTTCATATGGATTCACATTCTCGTGCCCTCCGACAGGTGGTTAAGTCAACGCTGACGCCAGCCTACAATGAGAGCTTCAACTTTCGACTGAAGCGACAGGCGGGCAGGCGCTCGTTGTGGTTCCATCTGTACCACAATGGGCCCGCGCACACGCTGATCGGCGAGGCGGAGATGGAGATTGGCGAGTTGGCGCGTCCGATAACCACGTGGATACCATTGTCCGATTCGCGCAAATGCAACGCACGCTGGGGTGAGCTGATGTTCTCGTTGAGCTATCTGCCCACAGCGGAGCGCCTGACCATTGTCGTGGTGAAGGCGCGCAATCTCAAACTGGACCTGGACCTGGAagcggagcagcagcagcagcggcaatcGCCCCCAGCTGCCGCAGTGCAGCACGTGTTTGTCAAGGTAAGCAAGCAGTGCTTGGTATTTATGTCAGACCATGAGCTCCACGTGGCTTTGTTCGTTTAGGTCTATCTGCTGAACAACGACAAGAAGGTGCTGAAGAAGCGCACCTCGCTGAAGCGCAAGGATCGCTGCCCCATTTTCAACGAATCGATGATCTTCAGCGTGCCGCCCCAGGGCCTGACCACGGTCCAGCTGCGCTTGACCGTCTTCGGTGTCACCGACAAGGGTATCGTGCCGCTGGGTCATGTCATCGCCGGCAGCTGTGCGGTGGGCAAGGGTCTGCGCCACTGGCACCAGATGCTCTCCTCGCTGCGCAAGCCGGTCGCCATGTGGCATGTGCTGCGACGCGCCGCCAACCAGCCCGTCTTCATTGGCGGCGCCGAGGCCGTTGTTGCCGCCATGCAGAGCACTCTGCAGCGGGCGAGCGCCAAGCGCAACAGCATCGTCTAGAGGGTTGAGAAGATCGAGCTAAGGCGGCAGCGAAggtggcagtggcagttgGAGCGGCAACTGGAGAGGAAGCAGCAAATGGAGaggaagctgaagctggaagTGGAACGAGAGCTGGAGCGGGAACTGGACAAGGAACTGATGAATGAAGTGGATCGAGAATTTGAGTGACAACAAGAACTGGAACAGATAGTGGAACCAGAGCTGAAGCTTGAGCTTGAACAGAAGCAAGGTGGAGCGAGAACTGAAGCCAGAGCTGGAGCAACAATTGGAGCTATTGCTGAAGCCAGAACTTGGGTGGCTGTTGAAGTGGCAACTGGAGCGGGAGCTGGCAAAGGAATTGGAGcaaaaactacagttggagcTGGAGTGGCAACTGGAGCAAGAGCTGGAGCAAGAACGGGAGCCATTGGCGTGGCGACAACTGGACAAGGTACTAGAGCAAGAACTGGAGCTTGAACAGGAGCGAGAGCTGGAGCGAGAACTTTAGTCGGAACTGGAGCGGGAACTGGCCAAGAAAGTGGAACGAAAACTTAAATGGGAGCTGGAGTAGGAGCTCGAGTGGTTGCAGTCATTGCTACATTCTCCCTCGCTCCAGTTCTCAGCCTCAACCCACAACACATAACCCACATCCAACTGGCATGTGCCCTTGTCCCACCTTCAAGATGGCAGCCTGTGCATTGCATTTACTAAATTTCTTACTTTTCTACAAAATTCCTATAACAAATGCGCAATAGGGCATTTAGGTTTAGGCATTATCTAGTACATAGGCGTAATACCAGATAACAGAAAAATCTACGAAACTATTCCAGAAAACCTTAAACTAAACTTAACAGAAACCCCGCACCAAAGGACAAATCGAGCCTATTAactagctatatatatatatacacacacacacatatatatatatataaatatatataccagaTATATACAAATCTATATAGCAGTATTTGGTATATACTGAATAAATACCATATGTAGTCGTATGCATGCACAATATTTATGTACTTATTAAATACTGCACGCACTCATTGTTATCAAGCATTTACCacttatcgataattatcgagcTGCTTAATATCGATCAGCGCATAAACTAGATCTAGATCTTCGGCAAGTCGattattaaatacccttgccaTACTGcaacaaaattcaattcaatttggaTTCCTCAACTTCAATCAAGCCGACTTTGTACTTTTGATTCATAAAAAGATCGAGAAATTATTGCGATAGCTTATTTGGATATTTAATGATAGTTCCATATATTAATGATTGACTGTCAGACTGCCAGACTGATTGATCGATTGATCTTACGTGACGTGATTTTCGATAACAAATATCGAATATGTCTACTCATATATAACTGACTGACggtctgattgactgactgactgactgacagattgactgactgactgcctgattggctggctgattgattgactgactgaatgactgattgattggctgattgactgtttgactgactgactgactgattgacttgCTGATTCACTGACTGACtacctgactgactgattgagtgaCTGCCTGACtttttgactgactgattgactgactgcctgactgattgactgattgactgactgactgactgactgactgattgactgactgacataCTGACTCGCTGACTGACTCCCctactaactgattgactacGATGAATATTTTGTGACAAGATTTTCGACAACTTCCAATTGAATGCACTCTTATTTTTAGGGTGCCCGTGCAAAGCCGGTTAATACCTCCCAGTTGTCCTCGCAAGGGTAACACAATtgtcaaaaacaaatttaaaacaaaaataaataattaaataaaacaaaagaaataagttaaaatgaaaacagcaacagttgttcAAATAAGTTGACGACTAACTGAAAGAAACACATAATTTATGTCTGAGAAAAAAAAGCTGGCTACTTTTTAAGAAATTAACTTATAAATTGTATGCATAAatatcgaaatatatatataaatataaatatattatattctatgAATAGATAAAACGTTTTCTGGCAATCAAGATTGTTGAAATACTTAAatacaaaatggaaaaataattcaaataatagaaaaagaattgcatatgaaaaaaaaaaaacccgatTCGAGCAATGTGATATGTAATAATTCAGATTTAGCTAATTAAACGAGATATATGTGAACGTATATgtgtattcgtattcgtaattgtatttgtattcgtaattgtatttgtaaaTGCATTCGTAAatgtattcgtattcgtatttgaatttgtattcgtatttgaatttgtattcATTTGACAGTATTTACGAATGGTATTATActagatatatatctatatatatatataaacatattcgATAGATCGACAGACTTAGCACAGTTTGGAGTTTACAAATGGGTTTTCGATATGAATTACCAAAGAAACCATAAACATAATGCACATTAATCCGATCGATTCGATCGTTATTGTGTTCCAGTAAGAAATTTCTTTGCTAACTTCGGCAGGCCGAAGTTGAAATACCCTACCATTGTGGAATGTGCGCGAAGCAGGCAAAAACTTGAACTACTCTATGAaaaagataatatatatatatattgttttgcCAGAAATCAGCTGGAGATTTTGGCTCTAGAATATGACAGTCAGGGTATATATAGAGTCCATATAGAGATTATCTACAAAATGgcgaaacaaacaaaaaacttttgcaaacAAGAACTTTCATTTACTAAAATCCAAGATACTTCCGATCGAGAGACAAACACACGAACTTCGTTTCTGTTCCAGAATctattttttcgttttctcaAATTCGACTAGAACGAAAACCGAAAGCCAcacaaattaaagcaaaagaCAATAACTTTGCAAGCATTTAAGAACAAAGATTCCAAAAAACCaattattaaacataaaataatagCTTGAAACACCTTTTGTTTACCAGGTTAATTACCTGACGCGCACCTGTATGCATATTTCTTCGATCTATAGCTAGacatattccaaaaaaaaaaactgagaaATCTGAGAACTTTATAAATGACCAATCAATCCAAAACCTGGCACACAACCTTTAGCAGCTTTAATATTCCAACTAACAAGTAAATATAAAACGAAGAaagatttaaattaattataaaaactaagaaataaatgtaattgcttataaaattaattattgaaaCATCAGTTTTGTACTTTAACTAAGAGTCTCAAGCATAAAATAGctacaaattgttaaaaactTAGTTCAATAATTCTCGTgttgaatatttgtattaacatgcatgcatttgctatacacacacacacacacacacacacacacattacacatactatatataccttatatatacatatacatatacatatatctatatatatatctatattggATAGATGTAAACGATCTATATGCGAATGCTACAAATtgttatacaaataaaaatcgaatt
This window of the Drosophila virilis strain 15010-1051.87 chromosome X, Dvir_AGI_RSII-ME, whole genome shotgun sequence genome carries:
- the Syt12 gene encoding uncharacterized protein Syt12, with the protein product MDSAPMSLAFSSLGLLLLLLVMVMCVLLACRCLGPRAASWMRMRSSKEEKIGLSKHKLFHPNGYMASIQSGSEFLLSTSGSFKRFDTIDKDDHNRSQQQLLQLQQLQQQQQQQQQQLLLGNGGDNMTTTTTPLWNLPQADVSIPPQPLRPAPAPNSAGPSSKTVTFSFSQINELDSPTSQEPRSCLRPATVAAALPQPLEAPPPPRLTTSASVTLSATAIPRPIAKRQVSLQQGINRSTEPATPPLQSQSQPERRPPALKRRNSSTNPFLCESMEQLPPATPPPPVEQLPPAAAQHNGNPFVHGQSLSSRLLRLHNANNPFTGLTQRVKGPHMLQKTISEDYLFRKLGANGQLPNGHGHGAANGNGNGNSTWCFGRSLLRQDSSISLGLGRRNSSQMSLDGSIEGIHLEHGISCDSVNSDASSLCLDQLDQPYTQITGYLCVGLQYDKHNSNSGENEEEEQLELTVSVLEAKGLLCPLSMGLDSLDTFVRIYLVPDHAGGMQTKVVKSTLTPAYNESFNFRLKRQAGRRSLWFHLYHNGPAHTLIGEAEMEIGELARPITTWIPLSDSRKCNARWGELMFSLSYLPTAERLTIVVVKARNLKLDLDLEAEQQQQRQSPPAAAVQHVFVKVYLLNNDKKVLKKRTSLKRKDRCPIFNESMIFSVPPQGLTTVQLRLTVFGVTDKGIVPLGHVIAGSCAVGKGLRHWHQMLSSLRKPVAMWHVLRRAANQPVFIGGAEAVVAAMQSTLQRASAKRNSIV